The Phlebotomus papatasi isolate M1 chromosome 3, Ppap_2.1, whole genome shotgun sequence genomic sequence ggaaaaaatattttggacatATTTTCTCTCATAACTTCACACATTCCAATTCTCTCTCACGTGCGGATTCCTTTCTTTTCATCGTATACGTGATTTGTTGCTTGaagagcaaaaacaaaaaaatctttgtgTGACGATACACAGAGAATgcaaattattattatgaaaacattttctttttttccacaCGAGATAAATCGAAATCAAAAGCCACAAGAGTGATTTATTAATAGGAGAATATAGCAATTTATATTGCAGTCgcgcaattttaatttaagattgTGAATTCTGGATTGGATTGGAACTTATAGTAATATCACAACTTTAACTCATTGAGCACTTCTACTACTTCTGCATAGTGAATATGAgttgctcgcatgaagtatAGGGGTAAATTAAAAATCCACCAAAGTATAGCACTCGCCCCAGAAAGAGCGCCATGAAGCTATATTTTGATGCTCTCGAAGAATCAATTCAGGGGCACCTTTTCAGCAGAGAATAATTGCTGGCAGTCTCGTCAAAATattaagccagtgataagcctagatcagctatataggtgcgattccttcactGCAagtttggattgtggcaaacttgaacagcatttataaataaataatgcaaagttcgtttaataattcttaaactatatgtaacatattatcgttattaataagaATGATTGGataagaaatgcataaaagtgtctgaaaatctttaaagtcgattagctcggaaactgtgagagatagaagcctcaaactttgcctccatttagagccaccttGAGGCttagtgcaaaatttcacttgaaaatgaagaaaattagatgaaaaatgcataaaagtgtctgacaATCTTTGAAGTCGATTTTCGCGGAAACTGTGAGAGACagaggcctcaactttacatcCGCTTAGAGCCTCTGTTACcgacccgtgaaaatccgcgaagatATTCATTGCAAAAATACGCGCcctgtgaaaatccgcgaaaaaattcgcgctggtgaaaatcagtgaaaaaattctcgccccgcgaaaatccgcgaaaaaattacgcgccccacgaaaatccgcgaaaaaatcgcgccccgcgaaaatccgcgaagaaatacatgccccgcgaaaatccacgaaaagtatacgccccgcgaaaatccgcgaaaaaacgcgctccgcgaaaaaaatacacgccccacgaaaatccgcgaaaaaatacacgccccgTGAATATCCTCGAAAAAattcacgccccgcgaaaatccgcgataAAATTCGTgcccgcgaaaattcacgaaaaaatacacgccccacgaaaatccgcgaaaaaatacacgccccacgaaaatccgcgaaaaaatacacgccccgTGAATATCCTTGAAAAAattcacgccccgcgaaaatccgcgataAAATTCGTgcccgcgaaaattcacgaaaaaatacacgccccgcgaaaatccgcgaaaaaatggCGCCCCGTGAATATCCtcgaaaaaatacacgccccgTGATTATCCTCGAAAAAattcacgccccgcgaaaatccgcgataAAATTCGTGCCCGCGAAATTCacgaaaaaatacacgccccgcgaaaatcctcgaaaaatTTGCGCCtcgcgaaaatccacgaaaaaaatacgcgactcgcgaaaatccgcgataAAAATTCtcgccccgcgaaaatctgcgaaaacattcgcgctccgcgaaaaaaatggtgccccgcgaaaattctCGAGAAAAGTCGTGACCCGcgaaaatctgtgaaaaatttGCGCATTAACACGTGGGTTAGAAAGAgaacactctagtggagtaatacgacgAGTAAGATAATattgttcgtattaattgctttttgaatcGTATTataggcaattcgagcaattttccatgcatgccaactgtgattcggtcactTTTCGAGCGATTGTATTGCAGCCAACTTTGTACTCAGAGGAGAAATGCGAGAGAGAAAGGCAAGATCAAACAATTGCTGTCTTTTATtgtcattctcgcagttcagaaagtattaatcttaatattaattttatatgtgacatggtcatcaaaGTGCCAATAGATATTCCTTCGGGATATTTGTGACAGTAACTGTTCATAATAAATCCGTTTCAAATGTACcgcaacaatttttttcatacaTTTATTAGGGGTATTACTGCACAGAGAAAGTAGTATAGAtaatttctcgatttttttcACTCCCCCTCTCCTCGAAATTTCCACCTTTCCttccggagaccacttttcataacatatcttcgcgtttcagacgatttctgagaaatgttgtcacgctgtttgtccgtctgtccgtccggctgtcgccagttctagaggctaaacggtaagagagtTACTTGGGACATTCggagacccccccataagtcgatcctgGTCTGGAACCATTAACATGCCACCCTTGTCattccccaccaaaaccatgctttttaagggattgctcaaaaacgctTCGTGCCATTTTGTATcagttttggatatgtttttgaattGTGGAGTCCGAATTCAGAACTTGTCTCAACGGTGTTTGCTGTCGAACTAACTTTATTGGCAGAGCTAAATGGCTGTATGGAAAGGTGGTCGCGTATGTGCTGAATTGACataatacaataataatacATAATACAATTAGGGAATATCCAGGCGGACGTTTAGTCTTTATACAGGATGGTCCGGCTTAAGCGAAAACGAATTGAAAGAATGATATGATTTGAGGCCGAGTATCACTGTCCGGAGCTCGGACTTGGCGGGTCTGTGCCTCTCGACCGGAGTACTACTGTATTCCAGGCTGAGGTCACAGAAATCCTAATTGGGGTTCAGAACCTGACTGAGTCTGACGTTTCTGACAGGAAATTAAACATATTTTCTGACAGCAGAGCTGCTTTACTTTTTGCATCAGGAAATAACTATCGGTCTTCGCTGGTGCACGAGTGCCGGAATATGTTAGAAacgatctcactcactcttttTACTTTGTAAAAAGcctttctctcccgaagtatacgcttaagtgttattttgttaaaaaaatcgtATTGAGGAAACTTTCTAAATGTCCCTGCATTGGATCCTTCTTTGCTTGTATAActgaaatgatatttttaagaaaaatcattttttattcaaaaagttTGATCAAAATCTCCGTTTTGATTCTTTTGAAAGTCCACTTTGTCTTATGGTAGTTGAGAAACATTACAGGCGACCTTGGAATGCGTACAAATCTCAATATATTCTCCATAATAAATTCATCTGGCGtaattttcgtaaatttaagagataaataattaaaaaacgaGAAAACTTTAAACTTACGTTGAATTGTGAGTTTCTCTGCACTCAAATGGCGAACACTGTTTTCCATCTGTGAAATTATGAATGTATTGATCGTTATAGCGAAAAAAGTCGGCAATCTTCCTTGGTCCCTTGAGTGTCCTCCCATACCAGTCGACAACGCCATTCGAtgcaaaaaatagagaaatttgaTCACTCTGCCGATTATTGCACAGCTCAACAAATTTCCTGAGAACGACGTTGGGATCCATTGACCTCCTCGATGGCACGGGATTGCActctgaaagttttttttttgtaatttcctTCTTACTTTCAGATCATTTTGCTGCTGAAGGAGTCGAAAGGGGACTAGCAATTACACCAAAGCCTGGACTCTGTTCACCAGAAATGACCCTAGTATCCCTCATCCCTACAGATGCCCCCAACGATCCATCCCTGGTGTACTATCCACAGTGCACGAGGGTGAAACGCTGTGGCGGATGTTGCTCACACAGACTTCTCAGTTGTCAGCCGATAGAGACGGAAACACTAACATTTACCATCATCAAGAGTCAGTACACAGGGGGAGCACGGATGCAGCTAGTGGAAAGGGTGCCAATCATCGTGGAGCAACATACAAAGTGTCGATGTGGATGTGCAGTTAAGGAAGAACACTGCAATCGTTTCCAGCGATACGAAACATCGCAATGCAAGTGCGTCTGCACGAATCTTGAGGATCAGAGCAAGTGCCTCAAAGAGAGTGAATTGAAGATCTGGGATAGCAATGCATGCAACTGTCGATGCAGGGAGACCAAAGGATGCACAACTGGAACATACTTCGACGAGACCCAGTGCAAGTGCATTTCGGTAAGGACAATAATCAAAAATAACCTCACAGAAACTACGGAATACCACAATTTCATACttattttatattctgagctttCTCAGTAAATTCTacctcaaaataattttaagccacgccccttttagaAGTAATGGCCaaaaaagttttccttttttatgTCTTTGACACGTCTGATGGTTGATGATTCCGTAGAATTCCAATATTTTTGTCAGTTGAGTAAAAACTGCTCGTGCACTCTTTCcgacgtattttttttttttaaaaacactaAATCGATCAAAACAACCTTTCAATAGGGCCAACTTGACAACTCTAAACATTATTTGAATTAACCGTTAATTATCATATTGATACATATATCAGTCTGGTAGGAAGTTTATATGAAGTTATCGTAAAGAAAAACCCACTACCACTCCCATCCCATCACGCCTACATTTTCACCAatgaaaaatagaccacgcccccatAAAGCGCGTATAAGCAATTATAatcggcattgaataaacgagcagtaaaaagtcaaatttggtcagcaaaaaattcgaaatgatcagtaaaaaataagaaaatggtcagtaaaaaataaaaaaaagtgcagcataaagtttaaaaagatcagtaaaaaaaataaaaaagagcagtactttattaaaagcggtcagtaaaaaatgaaatgtggtcagcaaaaagttaaacatgatcagtgaaaaacaaaaagtggtcagtaaaaaataaaaagtggtcagtaaaaaattaaaaatgagcagtagaaatatctcgaatatttttactgatcatttttaattttttactgaccatattttctttttactgaccatttttaattttttgctgattaatttttaattttttactgatcaactcgaatatatctactgatcaattcgaagtttttactgatcaaatttaattttttactgcccaaattt encodes the following:
- the LOC129806553 gene encoding platelet-derived growth factor subunit A, which encodes MWNLLLLISTLVTFLATTGAGDHVAFPESSVNVKRRSSYDPTFDVPLSVSDDSMEIPIDLIRKMSTVSNISQFLDDFIDKDSVDPREIADHFAAEGVERGLAITPKPGLCSPEMTLVSLIPTDAPNDPSLVYYPQCTRVKRCGGCCSHRLLSCQPIETETLTFTIIKSQYTGGARMQLVERVPIIVEQHTKCRCGCAVKEEHCNRFQRYETSQCKCVCTNLEDQSKCLKESELKIWDSNACNCRCRETKGCTTGTYFDETQCKCISIPNLRPSDQTILDRKKYIIKARPVTPGEDSRYQTVTPEYPGVTPWPPNKYY